In Kwoniella dejecticola CBS 10117 chromosome 6, complete sequence, a genomic segment contains:
- a CDS encoding aspartate-tRNA(Asn) ligase — protein MSEPIPTEAQAAQTQNAAPAAASTGSTAPAPTAEGEAAGPTKGELKRRAKEAEKAKKAAERAAREEEERKKREAKEAQDNAKQNYGKLPLHQSQERNNRKFLKFGELSEASVGQRVIFRARMHNSRAQGAKIVFLNFRQQTHTLQGVLVVSGDNDENQVSKQMLKFSQLIPSESIVLVEGVIKSAEVKSCTITDYEVGINKLFTAVEVGELPFSIDDASRAEADFEKAEQDENLQYSRVALPTRLDNRVMDLRTPTNQAIFRVQSAVGQLFRDYLNSQGFIEIHSPKLQGAATESGASVFKVQYFNGTAFLAQSPQLAKQMAIAGDMERVYEIGPVFRAEDSNTHRHMTEFMGLDLEMAFEEHYHEVLEVLDEMLKNIFKGLQQGFKHEIEVIKKQFPHEDFLFLDETLKLPFKEGIKMLKEAGAKASDGSELGELDDLSTENEKFLGRLVREKYQTDYFILDKFPLAIRPFYTMPDPVDPTLSNSYDFFMRGEEILSGAQRVHDPAFLVERMKSVGIDPATMTGYLDAFKLGAPPHAGGGIGLERVVMLFLKLGNIRRASLFPRDPKRLTP, from the exons ATGTCAGAGCCAATCCCAacagaagctcaagctgctcaaACTCAAAATGCTGCTCCTGCAGCAGCTTCCACCGGATCCACAGCTCCCGCACCGACCGCCGAAGGAGAAGCCGCCGGTCCAACGAAAGGAGAGTTGAAGAGAAGGgctaaagaagctgaaaaggcCAAGAAAGCTGCTGAGCGAGCGgcgagggaagaggaagaaagaaagaagagggaagctAAAGAAGCTCAGGATAATGCGAAGCAGAATTATGGCAAATTGCCGTTGCATCAGAGTCAAGAGCGAAATA ACCGAAAGTTCCTCAAGTTCGGTGAATTGTCCGAAGCTTCAGTCGGTCAAAGGGTGATCTTCCGAGCTCGAATGCACAATTCAAGAGCGCAAG GTGCCAAGATTGTTTTCCTTAATTTCAGACAACAAACTCACACCCTTCAAGGTGTATTGGTTGTTTCCGGAGACAACGATGAAAACCAAGTGTCGAAACAGATGTTGAAATTCTCTCAACTGATTCCC TCTGAATCGATTGTTCTCGTAGAAGGAGTCATCAAATCTGCCGAGGTGAAGAGCTGCACTATCACTGATTACGAGGTCGGGATTAACAAA CTCTTCACTGCTGTGGAAGTTGGCGAACTTCCATTCTCCATCGATGATGCTTCTCGAGCCGAGGCTGATTTcgagaag GCTGAGCAAGACGAGAACCTCCAATACTCCCGAGTTGCCCTTCCCACTAGACTTGATAACCGAGTCATGGATCTTAGA ACACCGACCAACCAAGCTATCTTCCGAGTTCAATCTGCCGTCGGACAATTATTCAGAGACTATCTGAATTCGCAAGGCTTCATCGAAATTCACTCTCCAAAATTGCAAGGTGCTGCTACAGAGTCCGGAGCCAGTGTGTTCAAGGTACAATACTTTAACG GGACCGCTTtcctcgctcaatctcctcaatTGGCCAAGCAGATGGCGATTGCCGGTGATATGGAGAGAGTGTACGAGATTGGGCCTG TATTCCGTGCCGAAGATTCCAACACTCATCGACATATGACCGAATTCATGGGTTTGGATCTGGAAATGGCATTCGAGGAACATTATCATGAAGTCCTCGAGGTTCTCGACGAGATGCTCAAGAATATCTTCAAGGGATTGCAGCAGGGCTTCAAGcatgagatcgaggtcaTTAAGAAGCAATTCCCTCATGAAgatttcttgttcttggatgaGACTCTCAAGTTGCCCTTCAAGGAAGGAATCAAGATGTTGAAAGAGGCGGGGGCTAAGGCGAGTGATGGGTCGGAGTTGGGCGAATTGGACgatttgag caccgagaacgagaaatTCCTCGGTCGATTAGTCCGAGAGAAATACCAAACCGATTACTTCATTCTTGATAAATTCCCTTTGGCGATCCGACCATTCTACACCATGCCTGACCCTGTCGATCCCACCCTGTCCAACTCGTACGACTTCTTCATGCGTGGCGAAGAGATCTTATCGGGTGCTCAACGAGTACACGACCCCGCCTTTTTAGTCGAACGAATGAAGTCCGTAGGAATCGATCCGGCCACTATGACAGGTTATCTCGATGCGTTCAAGCTTGGTGCACCGCCGCATGCGGGAGGTGGTATTGGTCTCGAAAGGGTCGTTATGCTTTTCTTGAAGTTGGGTAATATCAGAAGAGCGAGTTTGTTCCCTCGAGATCCGAAACGATTGACGCCTTAA